One window of Betaproteobacteria bacterium genomic DNA carries:
- a CDS encoding metal-dependent hydrolase, with product MKTIFRSIATTAALLVAATALAQAPKKAELLWFGQSAFRLTTPGGKVIMIDPWLTTNPGTPEKWKNLDELGKVDLILVTHAHGDHFGDSPAIAKKHNARIWSNGGLGSTIATLGIVPGELAPRMNTGGTITPFDGVRITMVHAEHSSELVWKNPDTGKSQVYPGGEPVGFIIELENGLKIYHMGDTGLFGDMKFIGEYYKPDVVLIPIGGHYVLDPKDAAFAVNNWLKPRHAVPMHYGTNIFLKGTPEEFIAALGKTSTKVHHIHPGDKLEF from the coding sequence ATGAAGACAATCTTTCGCAGCATCGCAACAACGGCAGCGTTGCTCGTCGCCGCGACGGCGCTTGCGCAAGCGCCGAAGAAGGCCGAGCTGCTGTGGTTCGGGCAGTCCGCCTTCCGCCTCACCACGCCCGGCGGCAAGGTCATCATGATCGACCCGTGGCTCACCACGAATCCCGGGACGCCCGAGAAATGGAAGAACCTCGACGAGCTGGGCAAGGTCGATCTCATCCTCGTGACGCACGCCCACGGCGACCACTTCGGCGATTCCCCGGCCATCGCGAAGAAGCACAACGCCAGGATCTGGTCCAACGGGGGCCTGGGCTCCACGATCGCCACGCTGGGCATCGTTCCCGGCGAACTCGCGCCGCGCATGAACACGGGCGGCACGATCACCCCTTTCGACGGCGTCAGGATCACGATGGTGCACGCCGAGCATTCGTCCGAGCTCGTCTGGAAGAATCCCGACACCGGCAAGAGCCAGGTCTACCCGGGCGGCGAGCCCGTGGGCTTCATCATCGAGCTGGAAAACGGCCTGAAGATCTACCACATGGGCGACACCGGGCTCTTCGGCGACATGAAGTTCATCGGCGAGTACTACAAGCCCGATGTGGTGCTGATCCCGATCGGCGGCCACTACGTGCTGGATCCGAAGGACGCGGCCTTCGCCGTGAACAACTGGCTCAAGCCCAGGCATGCCGTGCCGATGCACTACGGCACGAACATCTTCCTCAAGGGCACGCCGGAGGAGTTCATCGCGGCGCTGGGCAAGACCTCGACCAAGGTGCATCACATCCACCCGGGGGACAAGCTGGAGTTCTGA
- a CDS encoding SDR family oxidoreductase, whose protein sequence is MNASLKVAIVTGAGTGIGKASALALAKAGYQVAFAGRRQDILDKALAEAGGNGIAVATDVSDPASVKALFEAVKTKWGRVDVLFNNAGTGAPPVPMDELPWEKWKAAVDANLNGSFLCAQAAMALMKKQTPRGGRIINNGSISAHSPRPNTAAYTSTKHAITGLTKCISLDGRPFDIACGQIDIGNAATEMTERMAKGIIQANGQMMVEPRMDVQDVANAIVFMAGLSLDSNVQFMTIMATKMPFVGRG, encoded by the coding sequence ATGAACGCATCGCTCAAGGTCGCCATCGTCACCGGTGCCGGCACCGGCATCGGCAAGGCATCCGCCCTCGCGCTCGCCAAGGCGGGCTACCAGGTGGCCTTTGCCGGCCGCCGGCAGGACATTCTCGACAAGGCGCTTGCTGAAGCCGGCGGCAACGGCATCGCCGTCGCCACCGACGTGAGCGACCCGGCTTCGGTCAAGGCGCTCTTCGAGGCCGTGAAGACGAAGTGGGGCCGCGTCGACGTGCTCTTCAACAATGCCGGGACGGGCGCCCCGCCCGTTCCCATGGACGAGCTTCCGTGGGAAAAGTGGAAGGCGGCGGTGGACGCGAACCTCAATGGATCGTTCCTCTGCGCGCAGGCCGCGATGGCCCTCATGAAGAAGCAGACGCCGCGCGGCGGCCGCATCATCAACAACGGCTCCATCTCGGCGCATTCACCGCGCCCCAATACGGCCGCCTACACCTCGACCAAGCACGCGATCACCGGGCTCACCAAGTGCATCTCCCTCGACGGGCGCCCCTTCGACATCGCCTGCGGGCAGATCGACATCGGCAACGCCGCCACCGAGATGACCGAGCGCATGGCCAAGGGCATCATCCAGGCCAACGGCCAGATGATGGTGGAGCCGCGCATGGACGTGCAGGACGTCGCGAACGCCATCGTGTTCATGGCCGGGCTCTCGCTCGACTCGAACGTGCAGTTCATGACGATCATGGCGACGAAGATGCCGTTCGTCGGGCGCGGCTAG
- a CDS encoding tripartite tricarboxylate transporter substrate binding protein, producing MPLRRRLLLAVLLLALSPVPAAFAQAFPSKAVKVIVPFPPGGGADTLARIMGPYLTRIWGQAVIVENKPGASGHIGADAVAQSPADGYTLLMASTAALDGRNVKQFAPVTLTSASAYVIVANPKVKANTVKELIAEAKAAPGRLSFGSSGTGAASHLAGELFAAMAGIQLLHVPYKGTGQAVTDLLAGQIDLMFAPAQTAMPHVHAGKLKALAVTSAKRASALPNLPTAAESGLPGYEALGWFGLLAPVGTPRTIVEKLSTDANTVLALPEVKERLLALGSEPSGDRPDEFAAFIHADQAKWAKLMNDLGIKPQ from the coding sequence ATGCCGTTGCGTCGTCGCCTGCTGCTCGCCGTACTTCTCCTCGCCCTGTCTCCCGTTCCCGCCGCATTCGCGCAGGCCTTCCCGTCGAAGGCGGTGAAGGTCATCGTCCCCTTCCCGCCGGGTGGGGGGGCGGACACACTGGCGCGCATCATGGGCCCGTACCTCACGAGGATCTGGGGCCAGGCGGTCATCGTGGAGAACAAGCCGGGCGCGAGCGGCCACATCGGCGCGGATGCGGTGGCTCAGTCGCCCGCAGACGGGTACACGCTCCTCATGGCCTCCACCGCGGCGCTCGACGGGAGGAACGTGAAGCAGTTCGCCCCGGTGACGCTCACTTCGGCCTCGGCCTACGTGATCGTCGCCAACCCGAAGGTGAAGGCGAACACGGTGAAGGAGCTCATCGCCGAGGCAAAGGCCGCGCCCGGAAGACTTTCGTTCGGATCTTCGGGCACCGGCGCCGCCTCGCACCTCGCGGGCGAACTGTTCGCGGCCATGGCAGGGATCCAGCTCCTGCACGTGCCGTACAAGGGCACGGGCCAGGCGGTGACGGACCTTCTCGCGGGGCAGATCGATCTCATGTTCGCGCCGGCGCAGACGGCAATGCCGCACGTGCATGCCGGCAAGCTCAAGGCGCTTGCAGTGACGAGCGCGAAACGCGCGTCTGCGCTGCCCAATCTCCCCACCGCCGCGGAATCGGGGCTACCCGGCTACGAGGCGCTGGGCTGGTTCGGCCTCCTCGCGCCGGTGGGCACGCCCCGGACGATCGTCGAAAAGCTCAGCACCGACGCCAACACGGTCCTCGCGTTACCCGAGGTGAAGGAAAGGCTGCTTGCCCTGGGAAGCGAGCCTTCGGGAGACAGGCCCGACGAGTTCGCCGCCTTCATCCACGCCGACCAGGCGAAGTGGGCGAAGCTCATGAACGACCTGGGGATCAAGCCCCAATAG
- a CDS encoding fumarylacetoacetate hydrolase family protein → MRLVTFCVGPAGPARAGVRVGHRVLDIEAASRVKGEPLPSSVRALLAAGRGALARVQALAKAATTEARSFSHAMLEERAIRLLPPVPDADKFLCVGKNYRQHLDELVKTDLIKEIPKEPTAFVKLNSCLVGQDAKVARPEGIVRLDYEPELVFVIGRRALGVKKADAMDYVAGVTILNDLTCRDLQKKEVDSGSRFWTAKNIPGFGPLGPEIVTMDEIADPYDLWMICSVNGVERMRVNTRDQIWKMPDILEHFSRNIPVEPGDMFSTGAPGGVAVGKANAAELYLKPGDVVECSIEGIATLRTFIVAPGET, encoded by the coding sequence ATGAGACTCGTCACTTTCTGCGTCGGGCCGGCCGGCCCCGCACGCGCCGGCGTTCGGGTCGGCCATCGCGTCCTCGACATCGAGGCGGCGTCGCGGGTGAAAGGCGAGCCCCTGCCCTCGTCCGTCAGGGCGCTCCTGGCCGCGGGGCGAGGGGCGCTTGCCCGCGTGCAGGCGCTCGCCAAGGCCGCGACGACAGAGGCTCGCTCCTTCTCCCATGCCATGCTCGAGGAGCGCGCCATTCGCCTGTTGCCGCCCGTGCCGGATGCCGACAAGTTCCTGTGCGTGGGCAAGAACTACCGCCAGCACCTCGACGAGCTGGTGAAGACCGACCTGATCAAGGAAATTCCCAAGGAGCCCACGGCGTTCGTGAAGCTCAATTCGTGCCTGGTGGGGCAGGACGCGAAGGTCGCCCGTCCCGAGGGCATCGTGCGCCTGGACTACGAGCCGGAGCTGGTGTTCGTGATCGGCCGGCGCGCGCTGGGCGTGAAGAAGGCCGACGCCATGGACTACGTGGCGGGGGTGACGATCCTGAACGACCTGACCTGCCGCGACCTGCAGAAGAAGGAAGTGGACTCGGGCTCGCGCTTCTGGACCGCCAAGAACATTCCCGGCTTCGGTCCGCTCGGCCCCGAGATCGTGACGATGGACGAGATCGCCGATCCCTACGACCTGTGGATGATATGCAGCGTGAACGGCGTCGAGCGCATGCGCGTCAATACGCGCGACCAGATCTGGAAGATGCCGGACATCCTCGAGCATTTCTCGCGCAACATCCCCGTCGAGCCCGGCGACATGTTCTCCACCGGGGCGCCCGGCGGCGTGGCGGTCGGCAAGGCCAATGCGGCGGAGCTCTACCTCAAGCCCGGCGACGTGGTCGAGTGCTCGATCGAGGGCATCGCCACGCTGCGCACCTTCATCGTCGCGCCCGGAGAGACCTGA
- a CDS encoding aspartate aminotransferase family protein, with protein MTILSDPPHLHPDQLDAYWMPFTSNRQFKAAPRMVAKAEGMYYWTAEGRKILDGFAGMWCCNAGHNRKPIVEAIQKQAATMDYAPAFQMGHPLAFELANRIVEIAPEGMNHVFFCNSGSEAVDTALKIALAYHRVKGEGARTRLIGRERGYHGVGFGGISVGGMVANRKMFGAMLAGVDHLPHTHDLGHNAYSRGEPEWGAHLADELERLVALHDASTIAAVIVEPMAGSTGVLVPPKGYLKRLREITKKHGILLIFDEVITAFGRLGGGTAAQIYGVVPDMITFAKGVTSGSVPMGGVIASSEVHGAFMVGPPGAIELFHGYTYSAHVLACAAGVATLQLYKDEDLFARARKMAPVLEEALHALKGTRHVIDIRNCGLAGAVELESRAGAPGARAFDTYLGCWEKGLLVRQAGETVCFSPALIVEESHIAEMVGTLRTVLQGVN; from the coding sequence ATGACGATCCTCTCCGACCCGCCCCACCTGCACCCCGACCAGCTCGACGCCTACTGGATGCCCTTCACCTCCAATCGACAGTTCAAGGCCGCGCCTCGAATGGTGGCGAAGGCCGAGGGCATGTACTACTGGACGGCCGAGGGCCGCAAGATTCTCGACGGCTTTGCGGGCATGTGGTGCTGCAACGCGGGGCACAACCGCAAGCCCATCGTGGAGGCGATCCAGAAGCAGGCCGCGACCATGGACTACGCGCCCGCCTTCCAGATGGGCCACCCGCTCGCCTTCGAGCTCGCCAACCGCATCGTGGAGATTGCCCCGGAGGGCATGAACCATGTCTTCTTCTGCAACTCGGGCTCCGAGGCCGTGGACACCGCGCTCAAGATCGCGCTGGCGTATCACCGCGTGAAGGGCGAGGGCGCGAGGACGCGCCTCATCGGCCGCGAACGCGGCTATCACGGCGTGGGCTTCGGCGGGATCTCGGTCGGCGGCATGGTCGCCAACCGCAAGATGTTCGGCGCGATGCTCGCGGGCGTGGACCACCTGCCGCACACGCACGATCTGGGGCACAACGCATACTCGCGCGGTGAGCCCGAATGGGGCGCGCACCTTGCCGACGAGCTGGAGCGCCTCGTGGCGCTGCACGACGCCTCCACCATCGCCGCGGTCATCGTCGAGCCGATGGCGGGCTCCACCGGCGTGCTGGTGCCGCCGAAAGGCTACCTCAAGCGGCTGCGGGAGATCACGAAGAAGCACGGCATCCTCCTGATCTTCGACGAGGTGATCACGGCCTTCGGGCGCCTGGGCGGCGGAACCGCCGCGCAGATCTATGGCGTCGTGCCCGACATGATCACCTTCGCCAAGGGTGTCACCTCGGGAAGCGTGCCGATGGGTGGCGTCATCGCGTCCTCGGAAGTGCACGGCGCCTTCATGGTGGGCCCTCCCGGCGCGATCGAGCTTTTCCACGGCTACACCTACTCGGCGCACGTGCTCGCGTGTGCCGCCGGCGTGGCCACGCTGCAGCTCTACAAGGACGAGGATCTCTTCGCGCGCGCACGGAAGATGGCACCGGTGCTGGAGGAGGCGCTGCACGCGCTCAAGGGAACGCGACACGTGATCGACATCCGCAACTGCGGGCTCGCAGGCGCGGTGGAACTGGAGTCTCGCGCCGGCGCGCCGGGCGCGCGCGCGTTCGACACCTACCTCGGCTGCTGGGAGAAGGGCCTGCTGGTGCGCCAGGCCGGCGAGACCGTCTGCTTCTCCCCCGCGCTCATCGTCGAGGAATCGCACATCGCGGAGATGGTGGGCACGCTTCGCACCGTGCTCCAGGGCGTCAACTGA
- a CDS encoding cyclic nucleotide-binding domain-containing protein, translated as MPNLSLFRDAGDTQAFAPGDTIFVEGDEGRLMYVVLEGSVRLSVTGRTVEKVVKDGVFGEMALIDAAPRSATASALTACTLVPVTAQRFRSLVKENPDFALEIMRVMAARLRSMDRRL; from the coding sequence ATGCCGAACCTTTCGCTCTTCCGCGACGCCGGCGACACCCAGGCGTTCGCGCCCGGCGACACCATCTTCGTCGAGGGCGACGAGGGCCGCCTCATGTACGTGGTCCTCGAAGGTTCGGTGCGCCTGTCGGTCACGGGACGCACCGTCGAGAAAGTGGTCAAGGACGGCGTGTTCGGGGAAATGGCGCTCATCGACGCTGCACCGCGCAGCGCCACCGCGAGCGCCCTCACCGCCTGCACCCTGGTACCGGTCACCGCGCAGCGCTTCAGGTCGCTGGTGAAGGAAAACCCCGACTTTGCCCTCGAGATCATGCGCGTCATGGCCGCACGCCTGCGCAGCATGGACCGACGGCTCTAG
- a CDS encoding prenyltransferase, with amino-acid sequence MAGYSGTRPAFADLLKIVDIRTKIVSVSSLLIGSGWALATAPDRFSWGLLGLMAAATLLIDMGTTGFNSYFDFVSGVDTRESDQERFKALVQRDIDPRIALHLSFVLFAVAVPLGLAIGARAGPGVVATGASCMLFAYFYSGGPRPISRTRAGEFFAGGLLGGVLIVVAAFVHTRSLDAATILVGVPSSFLIAGILSTNNACDRVGDARAGRRTLAIVLGPDRSHWPVFALVAAAYVAVALLAALGVLAPWAFLPMALSAALAWRTLAAMRHRGWSHATKAPNMGGISLVFVVFTACLLASFALGA; translated from the coding sequence ATGGCAGGCTACTCCGGCACCCGGCCTGCTTTCGCTGACCTGCTGAAGATCGTCGATATCCGGACCAAGATCGTGAGCGTCTCCTCGCTGCTCATCGGCAGCGGCTGGGCGCTCGCCACGGCGCCGGATCGATTCTCATGGGGCCTGCTCGGCCTCATGGCCGCGGCCACGCTGCTCATCGACATGGGCACCACCGGGTTCAACAGCTACTTCGATTTCGTCTCCGGCGTGGACACGCGCGAGTCGGACCAGGAACGGTTCAAGGCCCTCGTGCAACGCGACATCGACCCGAGGATCGCGCTGCACCTGTCCTTCGTCCTGTTCGCCGTCGCCGTGCCCCTCGGGCTCGCCATCGGTGCGCGTGCCGGCCCCGGAGTCGTGGCAACAGGCGCCTCCTGCATGCTCTTCGCCTACTTCTACTCCGGGGGCCCGCGCCCGATCTCGCGCACGCGCGCCGGGGAGTTCTTCGCGGGCGGGCTGCTGGGCGGCGTGCTCATCGTCGTCGCGGCGTTCGTCCACACGCGAAGCCTCGACGCCGCCACGATCCTGGTTGGCGTGCCTTCGTCGTTCCTCATCGCGGGCATCCTCTCCACCAACAACGCCTGCGACCGGGTCGGCGACGCCCGGGCCGGACGGCGAACGCTCGCCATCGTGCTGGGCCCGGATCGTTCCCACTGGCCCGTATTCGCGCTCGTCGCGGCCGCCTACGTCGCGGTGGCGCTCCTCGCGGCCCTGGGCGTGCTCGCGCCGTGGGCGTTCCTGCCGATGGCGCTTTCCGCGGCGCTCGCCTGGCGCACCCTCGCGGCCATGAGGCATCGCGGGTGGTCGCACGCGACCAAGGCACCGAACATGGGCGGCATCTCGCTCGTGTTCGTCGTCTTCACGGCGTGCCTGCTGGCGAGCTTCGCCCTGGGCGCGTAG
- a CDS encoding serine/threonine protein kinase: MAEPVPAQFGRFRVLGELGRGAMGVVWRAEDPALGRIVAIKTVMLTGNEEEREHFEARFLQEARAAGGIGHPSIITIYDVGREGDVAFMAMEMLEGRELRDLIRGGSLAPSEAVEIAARVAEALACAHECGVIHRDVKPGNIMVLSDGRVKIMDFGIARLRDPAVKTATGLMLGSPRYMPPEQVAGRNFDHRADVFSLGVVLYEMLTGVTPFSGEDITQLMHQVVNAAIAPPSHVNRTLPPVLDYILARALKKSPDERYASAAEFAFDLRDSIPDVLEAEAAVRARAEAGGESTVPDLDGTRTAAHGTSSLDRSEEVVELRPAPRFDCVEGLARLAVLPVDADATRSRAGFTVPKGTRSRRALRRIDLPFVMVVAGYLVATVVAAVIVLR, from the coding sequence ATGGCCGAGCCGGTTCCCGCGCAGTTCGGCCGTTTCCGCGTCCTGGGCGAGCTCGGGCGAGGCGCGATGGGGGTGGTGTGGCGCGCGGAGGATCCCGCGCTGGGCCGGATCGTGGCGATCAAGACGGTCATGCTCACCGGCAACGAGGAGGAGCGGGAGCATTTCGAGGCGCGCTTCCTCCAGGAGGCGCGTGCGGCCGGCGGCATCGGCCATCCGTCGATCATCACGATCTACGACGTGGGCCGCGAGGGTGACGTCGCCTTCATGGCCATGGAAATGCTCGAGGGGCGGGAGCTTCGCGACCTCATTCGCGGCGGCTCGCTCGCGCCCTCCGAAGCCGTGGAGATCGCGGCCCGGGTGGCCGAGGCCCTGGCTTGCGCCCACGAGTGCGGCGTGATCCACCGCGACGTGAAGCCCGGGAACATCATGGTGCTCTCCGACGGGCGCGTGAAGATCATGGACTTCGGCATCGCGAGGCTTCGCGACCCCGCGGTGAAGACGGCAACCGGTCTGATGCTGGGGTCGCCGCGCTACATGCCGCCCGAGCAGGTGGCCGGAAGGAACTTCGACCACCGCGCGGACGTCTTCTCGCTGGGCGTCGTCCTCTACGAGATGCTCACCGGGGTGACGCCCTTCTCGGGCGAGGACATCACGCAACTCATGCACCAGGTGGTGAACGCGGCCATCGCGCCCCCCAGCCATGTGAACCGGACGCTGCCCCCGGTTCTCGACTACATCCTCGCCCGGGCGCTCAAGAAGAGCCCCGACGAGCGCTACGCGAGCGCCGCGGAATTCGCCTTTGACCTGCGCGACTCGATTCCCGACGTCCTCGAGGCAGAGGCGGCAGTGCGGGCGCGCGCGGAGGCCGGCGGGGAGAGCACGGTGCCCGATCTCGACGGCACGCGCACTGCTGCGCACGGGACGTCATCCCTCGATCGTAGCGAAGAGGTGGTGGAACTGCGCCCCGCTCCGCGCTTTGACTGCGTCGAGGGCCTTGCGCGCCTCGCGGTCCTTCCCGTGGACGCCGACGCCACGCGTTCGCGAGCGGGGTTCACGGTGCCCAAGGGCACGAGGTCGCGGCGCGCGCTCCGGCGCATCGACCTGCCCTTCGTGATGGTGGTGGCGGGCTACCTGGTCGCGACGGTGGTCGCGGCCGTGATTGTGCTTCGCTAG
- a CDS encoding PEGA domain-containing protein, whose protein sequence is MRIAPPAFANIAYLRFPRFDERPVVEQAALKERLEARVRDAISGIPAEERIVLDATDGMALVFFGEPVRALDMAQALRAMPGEESLKVGLNHGPIAVTARDAGAMVFGDGLAAAAAAARFATGERLLVTAPFAKMLEATRPDRAAELAPAGEFTDGRVRLHSFYTPEPRRLIERRNRLATYALVGMACILALGFAGRQVNRHFFPPRPAVVEFDVRPRGDVVIDGYSHGRASPLRQVELPPGKHHVQVRNGNFAPLDITVNLEPGERMSIAHTFAGERPVARSGGFWRDLKRNLGF, encoded by the coding sequence ATGCGCATCGCCCCTCCCGCCTTCGCCAACATCGCCTACCTGCGTTTTCCGCGCTTCGACGAGCGCCCCGTCGTGGAGCAGGCGGCGCTCAAGGAGCGTCTGGAGGCGCGCGTGCGGGATGCGATTTCGGGCATTCCCGCCGAGGAGCGCATCGTGCTGGACGCCACCGACGGGATGGCGCTCGTCTTCTTCGGCGAACCTGTCCGGGCCCTCGACATGGCACAGGCCCTGCGTGCGATGCCGGGCGAGGAGTCTCTCAAGGTCGGCCTGAACCACGGACCGATCGCCGTCACCGCTCGCGACGCTGGCGCGATGGTGTTCGGTGACGGGCTTGCCGCCGCCGCCGCCGCCGCACGATTCGCCACGGGCGAACGGCTTCTCGTCACCGCCCCCTTCGCGAAGATGCTCGAGGCCACGCGCCCCGACCGCGCCGCCGAACTCGCCCCGGCAGGGGAATTCACGGACGGGCGCGTTCGCCTGCATTCCTTTTACACGCCGGAGCCCCGCCGCCTCATCGAGCGCAGGAACCGGCTCGCGACCTACGCGTTGGTCGGCATGGCGTGCATCCTCGCGCTCGGCTTTGCCGGCCGGCAGGTCAACCGGCACTTCTTTCCGCCCCGTCCGGCCGTGGTCGAGTTCGACGTGAGGCCGCGCGGCGACGTGGTGATCGACGGCTATTCGCACGGGCGCGCCTCTCCCCTGCGGCAGGTGGAGCTGCCGCCGGGCAAGCACCACGTGCAGGTGCGCAATGGAAATTTCGCGCCGCTGGACATCACGGTGAACCTGGAGCCTGGCGAGCGCATGTCGATTGCGCACACCTTCGCGGGCGAGCGTCCCGTGGCCAGGTCCGGCGGGTTCTGGCGCGACCTCAAGCGCAATCTCGGATTCTGA
- a CDS encoding nitroreductase produces MTGNATVLTQLLRQRRSVRDFRPDPVPDEVLEAILADACQSPSWSNTQPYRLAVASGELRNRLATEYCAAWDASLAALKSGAIGKLRLALGAEGRPDGDFNTRFPYPADLLPRRRATGFGLYKALGIAREDMAARNRQMRRNFEFFGAPTVIFLFVHRGLREFSVLDAGILLQSLMMSAQARGLATCAQGALANWAGPPKRAFAVPPDYKLICGISLGYASTSGVNQFNPGRSPAAELLLAPR; encoded by the coding sequence ATGACCGGAAATGCCACTGTGCTCACGCAGCTCTTGCGGCAGCGCCGCAGCGTGCGTGATTTCAGGCCCGACCCGGTCCCGGACGAGGTGCTGGAGGCGATTCTCGCCGACGCGTGCCAGTCGCCGAGCTGGTCGAACACCCAGCCTTACCGTCTGGCCGTCGCTTCCGGCGAACTGCGCAATCGACTGGCGACCGAGTACTGCGCGGCCTGGGACGCGAGCCTCGCCGCGCTCAAGTCGGGTGCGATCGGAAAGCTGCGCCTGGCGCTCGGTGCCGAAGGCAGGCCCGACGGGGACTTCAACACGCGTTTCCCCTACCCTGCGGATCTCCTTCCGCGCCGACGCGCAACCGGCTTCGGCCTGTACAAGGCGCTCGGCATCGCGCGCGAGGACATGGCCGCGCGCAACCGCCAGATGCGCCGCAACTTCGAGTTCTTCGGCGCGCCCACCGTGATCTTCCTTTTCGTGCATCGGGGGCTGCGTGAGTTCAGCGTGCTCGATGCGGGCATCCTCCTGCAGTCGCTCATGATGTCTGCGCAGGCGCGCGGTCTGGCCACATGCGCGCAAGGTGCCCTTGCCAACTGGGCCGGGCCACCGAAGCGCGCCTTCGCCGTGCCGCCGGACTACAAGCTCATCTGCGGGATCAGCCTCGGATACGCATCGACAAGCGGCGTCAACCAATTCAATCCGGGGCGCTCGCCGGCCGCCGAGTTGCTGCTCGCGCCGCGCTGA
- the ettA gene encoding energy-dependent translational throttle protein EttA, whose amino-acid sequence MAQYVYTMNRVGKIVPPKRQILKDISLSFFPGAKIGLLGLNGAGKSTVLKIMAGLDKEIEGEATPMPGIKIGYLPQEPQLEPGHTVREAVEEGLGEVLGAKKRLDEVYAAYAEPDADFEKLAAEQERLEKVLATADVASLEAQLEIAADALRLPPWDAQIDNLSGGEKRRVALCRLLLSKPDMLLLDEPTNHLDAESVDWLEQFLLRYPGTVVAVTHDRYFLDNAAEWILELDRGRGIPWEGNYSSWLEQKSDRLKKEESSESARQKALKKELEWVRQNAKGQTKKNKARLLRFEELNSYEYQKRNETSEIFIPVGERLGNEAIEFVNVSKGYGDRLLIDNLSFKIPPGAIVGIIGPNGAGKSTIFRMITGKEKPDSGEVKVGHTVKLAFVDQSRESLPNDKNVWEAISHGQDILTIGKFEIQSRAYLGRFNFKGQDQQKLVGNLSGGERGRLHLAKTLLDGGNVLLLDEPSNDLDVETLRALEDALSEFAGSVMVISHDRWFLDRICTHILAAEGDSQWTFYQGNYHEYEDNKRERLGDEGAAPHRLRFKALK is encoded by the coding sequence ATGGCGCAATACGTTTACACGATGAACCGCGTGGGCAAGATCGTCCCGCCCAAGCGCCAGATCCTCAAGGACATCTCCCTTTCCTTCTTTCCGGGCGCCAAGATCGGCCTCCTGGGGCTCAACGGCGCGGGCAAGTCGACCGTGCTCAAGATCATGGCTGGCCTCGACAAGGAGATCGAGGGTGAAGCCACGCCCATGCCGGGCATCAAGATCGGCTACCTGCCGCAGGAGCCGCAGCTCGAACCGGGCCACACCGTTCGCGAGGCCGTCGAGGAAGGCCTGGGCGAGGTCCTGGGCGCCAAGAAGCGCCTGGACGAGGTCTATGCGGCCTATGCCGAGCCCGATGCCGATTTCGAGAAGCTCGCCGCCGAGCAGGAGCGGCTGGAGAAGGTGCTTGCGACCGCAGACGTCGCCTCGCTGGAAGCGCAGCTCGAGATCGCAGCCGACGCCTTGCGGCTGCCGCCGTGGGATGCGCAGATCGACAATCTTTCCGGCGGCGAGAAGCGCCGCGTGGCCCTTTGCCGCCTGCTCCTGTCGAAGCCCGACATGCTGCTGCTTGACGAGCCCACGAACCACCTCGACGCGGAGAGCGTGGACTGGCTCGAGCAGTTCCTCCTGCGCTATCCCGGCACGGTGGTGGCGGTCACCCACGACCGCTACTTCCTGGACAACGCCGCCGAGTGGATCCTCGAGCTCGACCGCGGCCGCGGCATCCCCTGGGAGGGCAATTACAGCTCGTGGCTGGAGCAGAAGAGCGACCGCCTGAAGAAGGAGGAATCCTCCGAGAGCGCGCGCCAGAAGGCGCTCAAGAAGGAGCTCGAGTGGGTCCGCCAGAACGCCAAGGGGCAGACGAAGAAGAACAAGGCGCGCCTGCTGCGCTTCGAGGAGCTCAACTCCTACGAATACCAGAAGCGCAACGAGACCTCCGAGATCTTCATTCCCGTCGGCGAGCGCCTGGGCAACGAGGCGATCGAGTTCGTGAACGTCTCCAAGGGCTATGGCGACCGGCTCCTCATCGACAACCTGTCCTTCAAGATCCCGCCCGGCGCCATCGTCGGCATCATCGGCCCCAACGGCGCGGGCAAGTCCACGATCTTCCGCATGATCACCGGCAAGGAAAAGCCCGATTCCGGCGAGGTGAAGGTCGGCCACACGGTGAAGCTCGCCTTCGTGGACCAGTCGCGCGAATCGCTCCCCAACGACAAGAACGTGTGGGAGGCGATCTCCCACGGCCAGGACATCCTCACCATCGGCAAGTTCGAGATCCAGTCGCGCGCCTACCTGGGCCGCTTCAACTTCAAGGGCCAGGATCAGCAGAAGCTGGTGGGCAACCTCTCCGGCGGCGAGCGCGGCCGGCTGCACCTCGCGAAGACGCTGCTGGACGGGGGCAACGTGCTTCTCCTCGACGAGCCCTCCAACGATCTCGACGTGGAGACGCTGCGCGCCCTCGAGGACGCGCTGTCCGAGTTCGCGGGAAGCGTCATGGTCATTTCCCACGATCGCTGGTTCCTCGACCGCATCTGCACGCACATCCTCGCCGCCGAGGGCGACTCGCAGTGGACCTTCTACCAGGGCAACTATCACGAGTACGAGGACAACAAGCGCGAGCGCCTGGGCGACGAAGGCGCCGCCCCGCATCGCCTGCGCTTCAAGGCGCTCAAGTAG